From the Acidobacteriota bacterium genome, one window contains:
- a CDS encoding crosslink repair DNA glycosylase YcaQ family protein: MAEKMTALAARRLLMGGQGLLSSPERRVGPRTLYNQIERMGFVQVDTISAAVRAHHHILLTRFDGYRRGLLKGLLEKERSLFEHWTHDASIIPSRWLDHWKVRFQRYRKAPRRAWWHKRMGPQPERVMEHVRRRIEEEGPLLSRDFERAQELPHDEVWWGWKPEKTALEHLWRCGELAVCRRIRFQKVYDLSHRVFPHLPRLDVPSRDRHAEWACCSALDRLGTATPGELAAFWDALDAVQARRWSQRALRQRRIVEVDVESEDGSPARRSLAWPDWKRRLGALPSPPRRVRLLSPFDPVIRDRDRCRRLFGFDYRFEAFVPAAKRRHGYYVLPILRGDRLIGRLDAKLHRDQGRLQVKGLWWEEGVSLTPGVTAGLEEALLRMAALEGADKVSWPPS; encoded by the coding sequence ATGGCCGAGAAAATGACGGCGCTGGCGGCGCGCAGGTTGTTGATGGGAGGGCAGGGGTTGTTGTCCTCGCCTGAAAGGAGAGTGGGGCCGCGGACTCTCTACAACCAGATCGAGCGGATGGGCTTTGTGCAGGTCGACACCATCTCGGCGGCCGTCCGGGCCCATCATCACATTCTCCTGACGCGCTTTGACGGCTATCGCCGAGGCCTGCTCAAAGGACTGCTGGAAAAAGAGCGCAGTCTATTCGAGCACTGGACGCACGACGCCTCCATCATCCCCAGCCGCTGGCTCGACCACTGGAAGGTGCGCTTCCAGCGATACCGCAAGGCTCCCCGCCGAGCCTGGTGGCACAAGCGCATGGGCCCCCAGCCTGAACGCGTGATGGAACACGTGCGCCGCCGCATCGAGGAGGAAGGGCCTCTGCTCAGCCGCGACTTCGAGCGGGCCCAGGAATTGCCTCATGACGAGGTCTGGTGGGGCTGGAAACCGGAAAAGACGGCGCTGGAGCACTTGTGGCGCTGCGGAGAGTTGGCGGTATGCCGTCGGATTCGCTTTCAAAAGGTCTACGACCTGTCCCACCGCGTCTTTCCCCACCTTCCCCGACTGGACGTCCCCAGCCGCGACCGCCACGCCGAGTGGGCTTGCTGCAGCGCTTTGGACCGGCTGGGCACGGCCACCCCCGGCGAACTGGCCGCCTTCTGGGACGCCCTGGACGCCGTGCAGGCCCGCCGCTGGAGCCAGCGAGCCTTGAGGCAAAGACGCATCGTGGAAGTCGATGTCGAATCCGAGGACGGTTCGCCTGCCCGGCGCTCGCTGGCCTGGCCCGATTGGAAGCGACGTCTTGGCGCCTTGCCCTCCCCTCCCCGCCGGGTTCGCCTGCTTAGCCCTTTCGATCCCGTCATTCGCGACCGGGATCGCTGCCGGCGGCTGTTCGGTTTCGACTACCGCTTTGAAGCTTTCGTCCCGGCGGCCAAGCGGCGCCACGGCTACTACGTGCTCCCCATCCTGCGGGGCGACCGGCTCATCGGACGCCTGGACGCCAAACTCCACCGCGATCAAGGTCGGCTTCAGGTCAAGGGCCTGTGGTGGGAAGAAGGCGTCAGCCTAACTCCCGGCGTCACGGCGGGCCTTGAGGAAGCTCTTCTTCGCATGGCCGCCTTGGAGGGTGCCGACAAGGTCAGTTGGCCTCCCAGCTAG
- the egtD gene encoding L-histidine N(alpha)-methyltransferase produces METPTSADSAQAEQIWQGLSKDGQKTLPPQYLYDEVGSALFESITKLPEYGLTKAEERNLRRCAEPVAEICRSDVMVVELGSGSGRKTRLILEALARRGDPLDYFAIDVSQEALKQCGREMEDIPGVSFTGVQGTYLEGLDEVLAQRPRGRQLLLLFLGSTLGNFEPEQAEDFLQSLSDKLQEGDLFLLGADMVKGEEDLLTAYDDPAGVTAAFNLNLLSRLNREWDADFRHDRFEHHVRYDEDLQRVEMHLRSLQDQDVRLGEFGARLRLRRGETIHTESSHKFRPEDLQRMAGQAGFRIARCWVDDQWPFADCLLSVDHPLDNEELI; encoded by the coding sequence GTGGAAACGCCTACCTCCGCCGACTCCGCTCAGGCTGAGCAAATCTGGCAAGGGCTCTCGAAGGACGGGCAGAAGACGCTGCCTCCGCAATACCTCTACGACGAAGTGGGCAGCGCTCTCTTTGAATCCATCACCAAGTTGCCCGAGTATGGCCTGACTAAGGCCGAAGAACGCAACCTGCGGCGCTGCGCCGAGCCCGTGGCCGAGATCTGCCGCTCAGACGTCATGGTGGTCGAACTGGGGAGCGGATCGGGCCGCAAGACCCGGCTGATCCTGGAGGCGCTGGCGCGACGGGGGGACCCTCTCGACTATTTCGCCATCGATGTCTCCCAGGAGGCCCTCAAACAATGCGGACGCGAGATGGAGGATATTCCCGGTGTCAGCTTCACCGGCGTTCAAGGCACCTACCTGGAAGGTTTGGACGAAGTGCTGGCGCAGCGTCCCCGAGGACGCCAACTGCTCCTGCTCTTTCTGGGAAGCACGCTGGGCAACTTCGAGCCCGAGCAGGCTGAGGACTTTCTGCAATCTCTCAGCGACAAGCTGCAAGAGGGCGATCTCTTCCTGCTGGGGGCTGACATGGTCAAAGGCGAAGAGGACCTGCTCACCGCCTATGACGACCCCGCCGGGGTCACCGCGGCTTTCAACCTGAACCTGCTCTCCCGCCTCAACCGCGAGTGGGACGCCGACTTCCGCCACGACCGCTTCGAGCATCACGTGCGCTATGATGAAGACTTGCAGCGTGTCGAGATGCATCTGCGTTCGCTGCAGGACCAGGACGTGCGCCTGGGCGAATTCGGTGCTCGTCTCCGGTTGAGGCGCGGCGAGACCATCCATACCGAGTCCTCGCACAAGTTTCGGCCGGAGGACTTGCAGCGGATGGCCGGGCAAGCCGGCTTCCGCATCGCGCGCTGCTGGGTCGACGACCAGTGGCCCTTCGCCGATTGCCTGCTGTCTGTCGATCACCCTCTCGACAATGAGGAGTTGATATGA